ACTAACTGATTCCAAGATATCACGAGGTTCAACTGGAGGATACCGATTCGAGTGTCGAACCTGTCCATACGATTTCCCAATAACAGACGGTATCAAAGTCTTTGACCGGAAATACATGGAGCGAAAGCAGATTGACGACATGCTAGGAGGTGAAGGTGCGTGGGATAACGTCGACCAAACCCCTATTCGATGCCCTACCAACAGATGCGACGGCGACAAAGCATATTTCTACCAGCTCCAGATTCGAAGTGCTGACGAACCTATGACCACATTCTACAAGTGCACCACCTGTGGTCACCAGTGGAGAGAAAACTAATCTGGCTACTTCGGTGCTGGGGCATGTGCGGTTTTCGtgctctgcctccggcggctggggctccgccccagaccccgtagctcgcttcgctcgtttcTTCTCCGGGAGACAACGTCTAGAACCACCTGTTTTTCTGGCCGACTGGATACAAGCGACAGTGAGATCTCAAAAGAAcgtatttatttatttatagaaatTCAAGCATATTTCAAATCATATTCAGAAACGAATAGAGGCACCGAAAGGAAAGACaacttcaaaaaaaagaagataaCTATTGGAATAGTTTGACCGACTGGAGACTACGGTTACTTTGGTAGTTAATATCCAGCATCATTGACCTTCTTACGCTCGTCAAAAACAGCGAGCACAGCATCGGCAGCCTTGACGCCAGAAAGTGCCATGGCTCCAAAAGTAGGGCCCATACGGTTAGCACCGTCGAATTCAGACAGCTCCATACCGCCGACAACAAGACCAGGAACGATCTCACGAGTACCCTTGACAATAGCGTCCTCAGCGGTGTTCATATCAAGACCTTGCATACCTTGGAGCttctcagcagcacccaTTGATACGAGTCTCTTGACAGTGAAAGCACCAAAAGGACCATCGTGACCGGTGGTAGATAGGATAATTGGTGCATTGATAGTATTAGGATCCATACAGGACTGGTCGTCATGATGCATTGACACCAAAGTCCAGTTAGTGacaacaccagcaatacGGAGTTGACCAGTAGAAGGATCCCTACGGGTAATCAAGTCCTCAACAGTAGTTGCATTGAACAACTTGACATTGGGGAAAGCCAACACCTTGGACAAAACAGTCGAAGTGAACAAAGCAGCATGCTTAACCACGACATAATCTCCCTCATCCTCGTAAGGAACCTGAATTTCATCCAAAAACTCATCTGCAGGTTTACGCATGACCATGGCGGAGAACAGCTGACCACCGAGCCAAGCACCTCCACCAGGTGCAACACCACCTTCAATAATGGCAATTTTCAAATCAGGTCGAGCTTTAGCCAAAACATAGGCAGCACTAAGACCACAGGAGCCAGCTCCGATAATAACAATGTCACTCTCAGCATACTTCTCGAGGTCAGCAAAGTATCTCTTAGTCATAGCACGAGACACAGTCGACTCACGAATTGGTTTAAAGGTAAACGATTCCCAATCCTGCTTGATAGCGATATCATTGGCAGTGGCATTGGATATTTTGCCTAATTTTACTGcagtaggagcaggagAAGCAGTAGTAGAAAGCACAGGAGGAGACATGTTGATTAGAATTAAAAATTAGTCAAGCCACAAAATGAGATCTAAACATCTGTTAGTACCTTTGAAAATAGAGCAACAAATTCCCAAAATATTGTGTATTCTGACTAACTGATAGATTTTCATGTAGCTCGAAGGATACAATAAATTCAACAGAAAGCCATATCTACAAATATAATggaattgcttttttttcaggggtagaaTGCATATCCTTATCGCTAGTGTTATCTAGATCAAGTTCAGCCGTATAATCTCAGCACAAATCCTAAGCAAGTCAGACAGTAATGTATAATCACGTCAGTGGTCCTGCTAGAGATAAGGCACCGGCTATGCATGTGAGCTAATAGTCACcttgaaataataatgagGGAAATTTGGACAGTAACCTCATCATTTAGATAGGGGGATTAGATAGGGGGAATCCCCAACACGCAATATGGATCAACACATCTTCTGAAATAGTGAATTGGCCATACTACGAGGAATCAAAAGTTAGTATCTATAGTTTGTAACTGAAGTCattaataaacaaaaaaatcacacCCCAGACTCTACAATGCTTCGCAATTGACATAGCAATTCAACAGCCTATGAAAAACAAATGTATGAAGACAATGTACGAGTCTGGCAGCAAACCCATCACCACTAGCAGCACATATCATACCAGTCAAGGAATTGATTATTGAAAGCACAGCtaattcaaaatcaattaTAAGAGTTCAATTGGTGAAAtacaaagaaagaagaacaaacGAACAAGGAAGCTGGAAAAGCGAGCAATTTATAGGATTTGGATAGTAGGATCTACATTGGGGAAAGGACAAAAGAAGCGGAATTCTGCAACCCGTATTGGAGCAATTTGGCTGTTTACGGGTTGGCAAACGCATGTGAACCAGACCCGAGATTAACCGCTCATAGCAATTCTTATGCAAGACATGcggaaccagcagcaaaatCCAACCTGGATCCTTCAGTTCCAATTCTATCAGCTCAATCAACTGACCAGTTTACAATCCAGCTTTCGCGATCCATCGACGCCAACTCCCGCGAAGCgggagccacggggtctggggcagagccccagccgccggaggcagtcagggCCCACATGCAGGTGCCCGCATGACGCAGGGCTAAGTGTCATATCGGGCCAGGAGATCCGAAGATTTTGTTGGGGGAAGGAGATAAGGAGATACGCTTAAAGTTCAAAAAGTGcaaattattattgtcgAATACTACATGGATCGTTAGatagtaaataaatagagagGTCGTTATTCGGTCGTTAAGA
This is a stretch of genomic DNA from Sugiyamaella lignohabitans strain CBS 10342 chromosome C, complete sequence. It encodes these proteins:
- the THI4 gene encoding thiamine thiazole synthase (Thiazole synthase; abundant protein involved in the formation of the thiazole moiety of thiamine during thiamine biosynthesis; acts more as a co-substrate rather than an enzyme by providing the sulphur source for thiazole formation; undergoes a single turnover only; required for mitochondrial genome stability in response to DNA damaging agents; GO_component: GO:0005737 - cytoplasm [Evidence IEA,IEA]; GO_component: GO:0005829 - cytosol [Evidence IEA]; GO_component: GO:0005829 - cytosol [Evidence IDA] [PMID 15544818]; GO_component: GO:0005829 - cytosol [Evidence IDA] [PMID 16850348]; GO_component: GO:0005634 - nucleus [Evidence IEA,IEA]; GO_function: GO:0008198 - ferrous iron binding [Evidence IDA] [PMID 22031445]; GO_function: GO:0046872 - metal ion binding [Evidence IEA]; GO_process: GO:0000002 - mitochondrial genome maintenance [Evidence IMP] [PMID 9367751]; GO_process: GO:0006950 - response to stress [Evidence IEA]; GO_process: GO:0009228 - thiamine biosynthetic process [Evidence IEA,IEA,IEA]; GO_process: GO:0009228 - thiamine biosynthetic process [Evidence IMP] [PMID 7941734]; GO_process: GO:0052837 - thiazole biosynthetic process [Evidence IEA]; GO_process: GO:0052837 - thiazole biosynthetic process [Evidence IDA] [PMID 22031445]), translating into MSPPVLSTTASPAPTAVKLGKISNATANDIAIKQDWESFTFKPIRESTVSRAMTKRYFADLEKYAESDIVIIGAGSCGLSAAYVLAKARPDLKIAIIEGGVAPGGGAWLGGQLFSAMVMRKPADEFLDEIQVPYEDEGDYVVVKHAALFTSTVLSKVLAFPNVKLFNATTVEDLITRRDPSTGQLRIAGVVTNWTLVSMHHDDQSCMDPNTINAPIILSTTGHDGPFGAFTVKRLVSMGAAEKLQGMQGLDMNTAEDAIVKGTREIVPGLVVGGMELSEFDGANRMGPTFGAMALSGVKAADAVLAVFDERKKVNDAGY